One region of Armigeres subalbatus isolate Guangzhou_Male chromosome 3, GZ_Asu_2, whole genome shotgun sequence genomic DNA includes:
- the LOC134227815 gene encoding uncharacterized protein LOC134227815, translating to MLVKIVVGILSRILILTGVFPLQLKRIHIPSYKFRGGSAQLECEYELNGSRNHPENVHRGSHPRNRYDIYRDDYYNDGDRDGLGGSGGEKIYSVKWYKDNEEFYRYIPSANPPIKSYKIEGIRVDADHSNHTKVTLRMLTLKSSGLYRCEISAEAPSFDSVQGEGRMDVIVIPKDGPTISGDSERDSYHMGETLELNCTSGRSYPATTLQWYINDDLVMEPSMLVSYPRFQNPHGLITSYLGLSVVVGPHHYLNGEMRIKCMASMSPVLWSGGQESVLQHPTFDHREAMLLVRSFGILMRGSSSTILAALAIFLLIIS from the exons GCGTATTTCCACTTCAGCTCAAACGCATCCACATACCGTCCTACAAATTTAGAGGTGGCTCCGCTCAGCTGGAATGCGAATACGAGCTGAATGGATCGAGGAATCACCCCGAAAACGTCCATCGAGGAAGCCACCCACGAAACCGGTACGACATCTATCGAGACGATTATTACAACGATGGAGATCGTGACGGACTCGGGGGATCCGGTGGGGAAAAGATCTACTCCGTCAAGTGGTACAAGGATAATGAGGAGTTCTATCGGTATATCCCGTCGGCGAATCCACCGATTAAAAGCTACAAGATCGAAGGAATCCGTGTGGACGCGGATCATTCCAACCATACGAAAGTAACGCTGAGGATGTTGACCTTGAAGTCATCTGGACTGTATCGGTGCGAAATATCTGCCGAGGCGCCCAGTTTTGATTCAGTACAAGGCGAGGGACGGATGGATGTGATAG TAATCCCCAAAGATGGACCCACCATCAGCGGCGACAGTGAGCGCGACTCGTACCACATGGGCGAAACTTTGGAGCTCAACTGTACTTCCGGTCGGTCCTATCCGGCCACCACCCTGCAGTGGTACATCAACGACGATCTGGTCATGGAACCGAGCATGTTGGTGAGCTATCCACGCTTCCAGAACCCACACGGGCTCATCACCAGCTATCTGGGGCTCAGTGTGGTGGTGGGACCCCACCACTACCTGAACGGCGAGATGAGAATCAAGTGCATGGCCAGCATGTCACCGGTGCTGTGGAGCGGGGGCCAGGAGAGTGTGCTGCAACATCCCACCTTCGATCATCGGGAGGCAATGCTGTTGG TGAGGAGTTTTGGCATTCTTATGCGAGGCAGCAGTTCCACCATTTTGGCAGCGTTGGCAATATTCTTGCTAATAATTTCGTGA